One window of Silene latifolia isolate original U9 population unplaced genomic scaffold, ASM4854445v1 scaffold_106, whole genome shotgun sequence genomic DNA carries:
- the LOC141637416 gene encoding uncharacterized protein LOC141637416, translating to MRRFLPRDYEQDNYLKLQSLEQGSMTVTEYIKEFEKMSIVCDLEEKEELRVARFIKGLTPAIATKVEIQNFDGFSDVCRLALKFEKHDKTRKPYTYSKGQSSGTNSYSRPAPSKAKETPKEEPKDKGKVVAEPKGNSLRRCFKCQGYGHIANECPQKRALTAQELCDLIPVFVTPEEETVQGNVETDGEGRVYDLDPLSDEECLVFA from the coding sequence ATGAGACGATTCCTGCCAAGGGATTATGAACAAGATAACTACTTAAAGCTCCAATCTTTAGAGCAAGGAAGCATGACGGTGACTGAATACATCAAAGAATTCGAAAAGATGTCAATCGTGTGCGATCTTGAGGAGAAAGAAGAGCTAAGAGTGGCGAGATTCATCAAGGGCCTAACACCCGCAATTGCAACGAAGGTAGAAATTCAGAATTTCGATGGATTTAGCGATGTCTGCAGATTGGCGTTAAAATTTGAAAAGCATGATAAGACACGAAAACCTTATACTTATTCCAAGGGACAAAGTTCGGGAACAAATTCGTATTCCAGGCCAGCTCCTAGCAAGGCTAAAGAAACCCCGAAAGAAGAACCCAAGGACAAAGGAAAGGTTGTTGCCGAGCCAAAAGGGAATTCTTTGAGGCGTTGTTTCAAGTGTCAAGGCTATGGACATATAGCAAACGAATGTCCTCAGAAACGAGCCCTAACAGCTCAAGAATTATGTGATTTGATCCCCGTATTTGTCACGCCAGAGGAAGAAACAGTCCAAGGGAATGTTGAAACTGATGGTGAAGGAAGAGTCTatgatttggatccgttgagtgaCGAGGAGTGTTTAGTCTTTGCGTAA